Proteins from one bacterium genomic window:
- a CDS encoding T9SS type A sorting domain-containing protein: protein PLPPDRVLQEEKPQIPTVFGLSQNYPNPFNPETVIEYQLPLPGKVSLKIFNLLGREVRTLVDYEMPAGYHRVKWDGRDAAGRKLDSGVYLYKIRAGDPSTGSGQGFVQTRKTLLLK from the coding sequence GCCGCTGCCGCCGGATCGGGTGCTTCAAGAAGAGAAACCACAGATTCCAACAGTGTTCGGCCTGTCGCAAAACTACCCCAACCCCTTCAATCCCGAAACCGTGATCGAATACCAATTGCCTCTGCCAGGAAAAGTAAGCTTGAAAATCTTCAACCTCCTCGGCCGCGAAGTTCGAACGTTAGTTGATTATGAAATGCCGGCTGGTTATCATCGGGTGAAATGGGATGGGAGGGATGCTGCCGGGCGGAAGCTGGATTCCGGGGTTTATCTCTACAAGATTCGCGCGGGGGATCCTTCGACCGGCTCAGGACAAGGCTTCGTGCAAACGCGCAAGACTCTGTTGTTGAAATAG